TGCAAGCCCTGTTGGGGAGTTTTTCGCCAAGTTTTTTGAAGCGGATTGCTTCGCCAAACTTGGCGTCGCTTGCTTGCCAGAACGGTTGTCGCCCTGACTCACATGCGAGACTCGGAATCTTAACGATCGGCGGCCGACTGTCAACGGCTTGAGAGAGAAAAACCAAGTTTGGTCGTGGCAATGCGGCGAACGCTATCGGCTCCCGGTAATCCACGACGGTTATTGAAGGCCTAACGCGCTCGAGATCGTGCGGCGGCAAACATCGGTACGATGCCAAGCGTCGACGCGCCCGGGCAGGGGACTAAGTGAGCGCCCGACTCGCCCGCGAACGCATCACGCCACAGCGTGTAGTCAGCGGCATCGACGCGTCCGTCGTCGTTCCCGTCTGCGAGTGCGCTGCCGGTGACGCCGTACTGTGCTCGCCACAAGGCGTAGTCCGCCATGTCGATCACTCCATTGCGGTCGTAGTCGCCCGCTGCTGCAGGGATCCCAGCCTTCCGCGGGTTCACCAGCACCACCTGATTCCCGATTACATCGGTGAGGTCCGGGCCATTAAGCGGGTGCAGGCTCCAACCGCCTGACAACGGGTTGTCCGCCAAAGGATTGAACACGGCGTCGTCGCCCGGCGCCGCCCGCAGCAGGGCGTGGTGCTCGTCGATCGTCACCCCTTCGAAACTCGGCGGGCCTGCGCCGGGCGCGACGACCCACAACCCCCATTCGAATCGCCAGGTTTGAACCGCCGTGGTGAATGGCGCCGCCCCGCCGTAGACGCCATCGGTTTCCGCAACCGGCAAGGTAGGCGTCGATCCAGCGGTCGTCGGGTTGTCGGCGTTTATCCAGTGATTTCCCCGAAAACCGAAGCTCTCTTCGAGGACTCCCGGCCCGTCGAAATTGCCCGCCCTGCGCCAGCTGTCGCCGCGGTAGGCGATGACATTGTCGGCCAGGACGCCGTTCTGGGTCTCCACAATTGGCTGGCCAACATTCTCATTCAGGATGCGGAATGCCCAGTCGCCAGGGTCTATTACGTAGTTGTGGTGAAACACACCACCGTCGATGTTGACCCAGGAGACTGCACTGCTTCCCCCTAAGATCACATTGCCCTCAACCGTGATCTCATCCGCCTCGTACCCGCTGTCGCCATCGACAAATCGGAAGAACGGCGCGCCGGTCGACCCGCCAGCCTGCACACCCCGCCCGATCCCCGCGGGCAGCTCGATGTAGTTCGCACGGATCGTGATGTCCTTGCTGCCGCCCTTGGGGCGGACGGCCGAACCACCGGCGGCAACCGAGCTGACGAATGTGGAGTTCTGGATCAATCCGCGGTGGCAGCCGACCGGGTCAACAGCACTGCCCCCGGCGCCCCAGTCGCGAACCTCCACCTGATCGATCACAAACCCGGTGACCCCGGACAGCTTGATTCCGTCGTTATTGCCAGTGGCCGCCATCGACCGGACCGCGACGCGCCGGATCGTGATATCGGTCGATGGGGTGCCGAATGATCCCCCGTCATCGATGTTCAACCCGTTGCCCGTCTGCTGCTCGAAGACCAGGTCCTCCAGAACGACGGACGTCGCGTCGGACAACTGGATCCCGTTCGCCCCGCCGATGATCCGGGCCCGATCGGCCGGATCTTGGCTGCGGATAGTCACGCCGGAGAGCCCCGACCGGTAGTGGCCGCCGGCGTAGTCTCCAGGCGCAAGAAGGATGACATCCCCCGACTGGGCGGCAGCCAGTGCACTAGCGAATTCGGCCGTCGTGGCGACCTGGTGGTCCAATCCCTGGGCGGCTGGGACGGACAGGAAGAGGCACAGCAGCGCCGCTGCTTGGCCGAACCGGCACGCGGTGCGTGTGGCGCGATTCATGGCGTCTCCGTGGCTGTTAGCCGGTTTAGCAGGGGAGCCCAACTGATTAGAATGGCCCCTCCACCCCCGGTCAATTTTTTCTACGAGCGAAGCGAGCGAGGCGATGGCCTGCCGAGGAGTCCGTGGCGCCACTACGGTCGAACGCAACGAGCGTGAGGAGATCCTCACCGCGACGCAGCAGCTGCTGGCGCTCTTGATCCGCCACAACAGCATCGAGAAGGAAGACGTTGCGAGCGCCACGTTCACGGTCACCAAGGATCTGGACGCGGAATTCCCGGCGCTCGCCGCCCGCCAGCTCGGCTGGCTCGATGTGCCGCTGCTGTGCGGCTACGAGATCAGCGTGCCCGGCTCACTCGGTAACTGCATCCGCGTGTTGCTGCACTGGAACACCGACAAGCCGCAGAGCGAGATCCACCACGTCTACGCCCGGGGCGCCGAACGCCTCCGCCCGGACCTCTCGAACCTGCCGGCGGTGGACCTCGGCGAGCTGGACACGTGGATCAACGAGCAGATGCAGGCCACCAAGGACAACTAGATGAAGGCGAAAACCGTTGGGGCGGGTCTCGCCCAGGCGACCCTGTTCCTCCTCGGCGTTGGGCTCATGGCCACTCCCTCCAGGGCGCAGTTGATCGTGGCTCATCGCGGCGCGTCGCACGATGCGCCGGAAAACACGGTGGCCGCGTTCGAGCTGGCGTGGGAACAGGACGCCGACGGGATTGAAGGCGATTTCCACCTCACCAAGGACCGCCGCCTGATCTGCGTGCACGACTACGACATGAAGCGGGTTTCGGGCGACCGCCGGAAGGTGACCGACCTGACGTTTGACGAGATCCGCAAGCTCGACGTTGGGGCCTGGAAGGACAGCAGGTTCAAGGGAGAGCACCCGCCAACCCTGACGGAGATGCTCGAGACCGTGCCCAATGGGAAGAAGGCGGTAATCGAGCTCAAAACGGGTCCCGAGATCGTCGACCCGTTCTTGGCTGAGCTGGGCGACGCGGGCTTTCCCCACGAGCAGCTCGTCGTTATCGCGTTTGACGGCGAGACCATCGCCGAGTGCAAACGGCGCCTGCCGGACGTGCGTTGCCACTGGCTGACCAGCTTCAAGAAGGAAGCGGGCAAGTGGCGGCCCGACGCCAGCACCGTCAAGCAAACCGCTACGAAGGCTGGCGTCGACGGCGTCGGCTTCAAGGGGGCGCCAGAGGTCCTCGACGCCGAATTCTTGACCGAATCCGGGGTCGGCGAGTTCCATGTCTGGACGATCGACGCCCCGGAGGTCGCCCGCCACTTCCAACAGCTCGGCGCGGTCGGGATCACTACCAATCGCCCGGCCTGGATCCGCAGCCAGCTGAAACCGAAGCCCGCTGACCCCGCGGCCGACTAGTACTCCCAGCTAAGCACGCCAAACACGCCGCGCTGGACGCCGGTTGTCGCGGCGAAGCCGACCGGGTCGACGAACTCTGCGTGGCTGCTGTTGAGCAGGTTCTGGCCCACCACCGCCAGCTCCATGCCGTTGCCGGCGGTCCAGGCGACCCGGGCGTCCATCTCGACGTAGCCGCCGACCGCGGCCAACGCGTCGACGTAGCGCAGGTCGGCGTCCAGCCGCAGGCAGGGGGTCACGTCGGTCGACGACTCGAGGTAGGCCATGTTGCGGGGGTAGACGCCCGGCACGTTGACGGTGTTGATGGCGGGCAGGCCCCGGTCGTCGAGCACCTCACGGTAGAACGAGTACGACGCCCGCCAGCGCTGCCACTCGGAGGATTCGTAGGTCGCCCACAACTCGAACCCGTAGGTGTCGGCCGTCGCGGAATTGAACGATCCGGCGTCCACAAACGGCGGCGTGGCCCCGACCGCGACCGTGCGGATGAGGTCGTCGTACCGGCAGAAGTAAGCCGCCACGTCCCAGTAGAACCGGTCGGTGGGCTGCCGCCGCAGGCCGATTTCGTAGGTCATGGCCTGCTCCTCCGCGATGGCCCGCGAGCCGGTCAGCCGCAGGAATTGCCCGCCGCCGATCGGGGTGACGATCGACACGTCGCGGTTGGTGACCGACGGGGTGCGGATCGACCGCGAGACCGACGCCCACAGGCTCGTCCGCAGGTCGGGCGTAAAGGCCATCCTCACCGAGGGCTGGTAGATGAAGTTTACGAAGTCGTTGTGCTCGAACTTGCAGCCCAGCGTCAGGAACAGGCGGTCCTCGGCCAGGGTCAGCGTGTCCTGCACAAAGTAGTTGATGATGTCAAAGTTGGCCGCGTCGGGCACGAAGTCGATCGCCTGCCCCGGCTGGGTGCGGACGAAAGTCTCGTAGCTGCGGAAGCCGACGCCGCTGACAAACTCGTGCGCCCCGCGGACCGCATGGCGCTGCAGGTCGAT
This genomic interval from Posidoniimonas corsicana contains the following:
- a CDS encoding right-handed parallel beta-helix repeat-containing protein produces the protein MNRATRTACRFGQAAALLCLFLSVPAAQGLDHQVATTAEFASALAAAQSGDVILLAPGDYAGGHYRSGLSGVTIRSQDPADRARIIGGANGIQLSDATSVVLEDLVFEQQTGNGLNIDDGGSFGTPSTDITIRRVAVRSMAATGNNDGIKLSGVTGFVIDQVEVRDWGAGGSAVDPVGCHRGLIQNSTFVSSVAAGGSAVRPKGGSKDITIRANYIELPAGIGRGVQAGGSTGAPFFRFVDGDSGYEADEITVEGNVILGGSSAVSWVNIDGGVFHHNYVIDPGDWAFRILNENVGQPIVETQNGVLADNVIAYRGDSWRRAGNFDGPGVLEESFGFRGNHWINADNPTTAGSTPTLPVAETDGVYGGAAPFTTAVQTWRFEWGLWVVAPGAGPPSFEGVTIDEHHALLRAAPGDDAVFNPLADNPLSGGWSLHPLNGPDLTDVIGNQVVLVNPRKAGIPAAAGDYDRNGVIDMADYALWRAQYGVTGSALADGNDDGRVDAADYTLWRDAFAGESGAHLVPCPGASTLGIVPMFAAARSRAR
- the aroH gene encoding chorismate mutase codes for the protein MACRGVRGATTVERNEREEILTATQQLLALLIRHNSIEKEDVASATFTVTKDLDAEFPALAARQLGWLDVPLLCGYEISVPGSLGNCIRVLLHWNTDKPQSEIHHVYARGAERLRPDLSNLPAVDLGELDTWINEQMQATKDN
- a CDS encoding glycerophosphodiester phosphodiesterase; translated protein: MKAKTVGAGLAQATLFLLGVGLMATPSRAQLIVAHRGASHDAPENTVAAFELAWEQDADGIEGDFHLTKDRRLICVHDYDMKRVSGDRRKVTDLTFDEIRKLDVGAWKDSRFKGEHPPTLTEMLETVPNGKKAVIELKTGPEIVDPFLAELGDAGFPHEQLVVIAFDGETIAECKRRLPDVRCHWLTSFKKEAGKWRPDASTVKQTATKAGVDGVGFKGAPEVLDAEFLTESGVGEFHVWTIDAPEVARHFQQLGAVGITTNRPAWIRSQLKPKPADPAAD